The following is a genomic window from Saprospiraceae bacterium.
TAGATTTAGAAAGTTTTAGAAAGAGAACTGCAATGTATCTTGGAGAAAAATCAATATCCAAACTTCGGACATACATGGATGGATATCAAACTTGTGAAACGTTCAATGGAATAAAATCAAAAGAAACTAAACCACCTTTTTGGTTGTTTTTTCCGTGGATAGGCAAGACGTAGATGGAATTTCAAAATTCTGGCTGGATGATTATTTGGTCATCCGTGGCAGTGGTACAATTGAACAAGGAAAAGAAGCCAATATAACCAATTGGAGAAAAATATTTAAGGAAGCTCCGCAAACAAACTTTGAACGTTTTCCTTCAGAAATAATAATAAGCAAAAATAATCCTGACCTGGCCTGGGAAAGCGGAGAATGGAAAGGGTTTAATACATACAGTAAGGGTGGTCGCGATAGTGCACAGTGGAAGAGAAAGAATGGCGAATGGAAACTACAGGCAGAGTTATTTGTTGCATTGGAGAAAGGATTCTAACAACAAGTTTTCAACCCTGCATGCAAAATCATAAACAAATTTAAAACATAGCTACAAATTTTGAAAAAATCATCAACATCTCAAATATGCTTCATATAAAACATCAAAATGAACATTTGCCGTTCAAAGGAATACTTTTAATTACATTATTAGCAATAATGTATTCATGTAAAATATCAAAAAATAATTCCTTAAATAGTGATTTAATTTCCAATAAAAAATTATTAATGACCTCTCAATGTTTGAAAGTGAAGTTCTTGCCTCTTGCCCAATATCTAAAGGGCCATCTGAAGTAATAAAATATTTAGAAAACCTAAAAGGGTTTCAAAGAAATAAAGAATATGATTTTGGTAATGGTTCTATAAGATTTAATGCAAAGAATGCAAAACTCAATGGTTTTGATTTGATAGATGACAAAAGTTTGTTTTTACTAAACTTTGACACAAATAATGAAAATAGCTATGAAGGATGGTGGTTATTTCAAGCTATATATTACTATAATAAAAGTGGCGACAAAGAAATTGAATTGAATAGAATATTAAAAGTACTAAACGAAAATCTAAGACTCAAAAAGGAAATTCATTATGATGGTTTAGGAAATCCATATGAAAGGTATACTTTATCTAATGAAACAGGATTTAATTTAAAACACGGAAGCAGAAATAATCAACATATTATTGATATTCTTTGGGCTCCACCTGAAAAGTGAAGTTAGTATATTCTATAGTTGACCATTTTTGCATATAATAATCTTTAAATTATTGAAAAATTATCAATTTTTGATACAACTTTCTATCTATTTCCTCTATTCAAAATGGCACTCAATACCGCCTGTGCAGCCCACACCCTGTTGGCCGCCTGAGTGGTGGTCAGACAATTGGGGTGATCCAGTATTTCGTCACTCAGCTCGACATTGCGCCTTACCGGAAGACAGTGCATGGTACGCGCATTATGTGTCCATGACATGTGTTTTTCTGTGAGCATCCATTCAGCTCCATCCTGCTTTACCTGCCCGTAATTTTGATACGAACTCCAGTTTTTGACATATACAAAGTCTGCATCCCTTAGCGCTTCTTCCTGGTTGTGTGTGATTGTGGCCCCATTGGTGTAAGAAATATCGAGCTCGTACCCTTCAGGATGGGTGATGACAAAGTCCGCACCATCCCAGGCATTGACCCATTGCGCAAAACTATTGGCCACACATTGCGGAATAGGTTTGATATGCGGCGCCCAGGTCAGAACGACTTTTGGTTTGTGCGGTTTATTCCAGTTTTCACTGATGGTAATCAAATCAGTGAGACTTTGCAGTGGGTGGAGCGTGGCACTCTCCAAACTTAAGACCGGAATATTGCAGTATTTCTGAAGACTTCGGATCACATTTTCACTGTAGTCCAGATCTCTGTCCTTCAACCCCGGGAAGGTCCGTAATCCTATGATGTCAAAATACTCTCCAAAGATAGGTGCTGCATCCTTGATGTGCTCCACAGTGGTACCGTTCATGACAGCTCCTTCGCCAAACTCCAGCTGCCAGTTGTCATTGCCTACATTGAGGACATAACTTTCCATACCAAGATTTTGGGCGGCTATCTGCGTGCTGATTCTGGTTCGGAGGCTGGGATTCATAAATAGTAAACCCAGTCTTTTGCCGGCACCAAGGGTTTTGTCTGCCAGGGGATTCTTTTTGTACTTCAGTGCCAGATCAATCAATGCTGAAATATCGACAACATCGTGGGTAGAAATAAAATTTTGCATATCAGGATGGGTTATATATCAATGAATCAAAAGCGGCAAAAAACTGATCTGCTTCCTCTCTGGTAAGGGCCAAAGAAGGCAACAGACGTATGGTATTGTTTTTGGCTTCACCGGTAAAAATTTTGCATTTGGACAGTAAATCTGATTTCAGGGTTTTTGTAAATGGTTCATTCATTTCAAACCCGATCATCAGTCCACGCCCGCGAACAGATTTTACTTCAGGATATGATTTTAATTTGTTGATGATATATTGGCCTAGCGTTCTTGCATTTTCGATCAGATTTTCCTGCTGAATAACGTTGAGCACTGCTATGGCAGCAGCACAAGCCAGGTGGTTGCCCCCAAAAGTAGTACCCAGCATCCCTTTTTTTGCAACAAACTCAGGCGCTATAGCAATTCCTGCCACCGGAAATCCATTGCCCATACCTTTGGCCATGGTATAAATGTCAGCATTTACCCCAGCTGCATCATGAGCAAAAAAAGTACCTGATCTTCCATATCCACATTGGACACTATCTGCTATATAAACACTGCCGTGCTGATCACAAAGTGTTCTGATGGACTGCAAAAAAGATGGCTCAGCTTCATATATACCTCCGACTCCCTGTATTCCTTCAATGATGACGGCGCAGATTTCTGGTCCGTGTTTTGCGAAACATTCAGTAAGCGCCTGTTCATCATTAAATGGCAAGCGGATGATATCTCCGGTATAATTGACAGGGGCCACTATGGCAGGATTGTCCGTGGCGGCTACGGCCAGGGATGTTCTGCCATGAAATGCTCCTGTGAAAGTGACTACTTTTTTACGACCTGTATGAAAAGATGCGAGTTTAAGTGCATTTTCATTGGCTTCAGCACCGGAATTGCACAGGAATAAACTATAATCTTCTTTGCCTGACACTTCGCCCAGTTTTTGAGCCAGTTCCTCCTGCAGCCTGATGATGATGGAATTGCTGTAAAAAGCGATCTTGTCCAGCTGATCTTTTAATGCTTTTTGCCAATGATCATGTAGATGTCCAATGCTGATAACGGCATGTCCGCCATACATGTCGAGATATTTTTGGCCGGTTTCATCCCAGACATAAGATCCTTTGGCTTTGGTGATATTGATTTGCTGAATGCTGTAAACGTCAAATAGATGCATAGAAAAGGTATTTATCAGAAAGCCGATGCTTTCAGGTGAAGGCCTGCTTTTTCATCAAGACCGAACATAAGATTCATATTTTGCACTGCCTGACCGCTCGCACCCTTGACCAGATTATCGATGACAGCATGAATGACCAGCTGATCTCCGGTTTTTTCAATCTGTATCAGGCATTTGTTGGTATTGATGACTTGTTTGAGGTGAATAGCCTGATCAGACAAATGTACAAATGCCGCATTGGCGTAAAAGTCAGTATACATATGTTTAATTTCAATTACAGGCAATGTTGATTTTGTCTGTGCGCTGACGAAAATACCCCTTGAAAAATCCCCACGCCAGGGTACAAAATGTACTTCGGGCACTGATTCAGATGGACATGTTTGCTGACAAGACTGTGTGATTTCACCCAAATGCTGGTGGGTGAGTGTTTTGTAAGCCTGAATATTGTTGGTCCGCCATGAAAAGTGTGATGTCTGGCTCAGTGACTGTCCGGCCCCTGTCGATCCTGTGATCCCGGTCACATAAAAATCTGACGAATGGCCCGATGCAATCAATGGTAAGATGGCCAATTGTATAGCAGATGCAAAACATCCTGGATTGGCCACAGCGTCGGCATTGGTGATCTCAGCTTTGTTGATTTCAGGAAGACCATATACAAAGTGTCTGTTTCCGGATACATTTTTGGGGTGTAAACGAAAGTCATTGGACAAGTCTATGATTTTTATACTTGTCGGTATATTAAGTGCAGGTAAGAGTGCGGTACTTTCACCATGGCCGGTACAAAAGAAAATGACATCTGCATTTTCATTGATTTCATTGCTGAAAACAAGGTTGGTTTCACCTTCGAGATCAGTATGTATGGAAGATATTTTATTGCCGGCATTGCTCTTGCTCTGAACAAAAGATATGGATACATCAGGATGATTCAGAAGGATTCTGATCAATTCGCCGCCTGTATATCCTGCTCCACCAATTATTCCTGCTTTTATCATTATTTTGGTTTTTAGCTGTTAGCTTATTTGGTCATTTGTCATCTTCCCCTTCTACCCTCATTCCCAAGCATAGCTTGGCAGGCTCTGAGGGGACGACCTTCGCTTTTCACCATTCCTCATTCAGGTTGTTCGTCGTTCGGATTGTTCGGTTGTTCGTCATTCGGATTGTTCGGTTGTTCGTCATTCGGATTGTTCGTCGTTCGGATTGTTCGGTTGTTCGTCATTCAGATTGTTCGTCGCTCGGATTGTTCGTCGTTCGTCATTCGGGTTGTTCGTTATTCAGATTGTTCGACGTTAAGATTGTTCGTCGTTCGTCGTTCGGATTGTTCGGTTGTTCGATTGTTTACTTATATTGTATATCATTCACCTTATGAAAAATGGAGGTTTGATTGCCGAAAATTTTGGTAAATCCCCTTACGTCCTCGCCTGTCCATGTATTGTTCATCTCTCCATAACTGCCAAATTTACTGCTCATCAGATCGTGGTCCGACTCTATGCCTTCTACCATAAATCTGTATGGCATGAGTCTTACGAACACTTTTCCGGATACGAATTGCTGAGAATTTTTTAAAAATGCTTCAATATCCCGCATTACAGGGTCGAGTATCTGTCCTTCGTGTAGCCAGTTGCCGTAAAACTGTGACAACTGCTCCTTCCAGGATAGTTGCCACTTGGTGAGTACGTGTTTTTCCAGCGCGTGGTGAGCTTTAATGATGACCATAGGCGCTGCTGCTTCAAATCCCACTCTCCCTTTGATGCCTATGATGGTATCACCGATGTGTATATCTCTGCCGATAGCGTATGATGATGCTATCTTTTGCAAATGGGAAATAGCATCAGCGGGATGAACAAATGTCGTATCATCTATCGCTGTGATTTCTCCTTTTTCAAAGGAAATAGTGATGGATTTTTCTTCAGTGGCAGTTAGCTGACTCGGCCATGCCTCTTCCGGTATCATACCGTGTGATGTGAGAGTCTCTTTACCACCTATGCTGGTTCCCCAGAGTCCTTTG
Proteins encoded in this region:
- a CDS encoding nuclear transport factor 2 family protein, coding for MVVFSVDRQDVDGISKFWLDDYLVIRGSGTIEQGKEANITNWRKIFKEAPQTNFERFPSEIIISKNNPDLAWESGEWKGFNTYSKGGRDSAQWKRKNGEWKLQAELFVALEKGF
- a CDS encoding N-acetylornithine carbamoyltransferase; translation: MQNFISTHDVVDISALIDLALKYKKNPLADKTLGAGKRLGLLFMNPSLRTRISTQIAAQNLGMESYVLNVGNDNWQLEFGEGAVMNGTTVEHIKDAAPIFGEYFDIIGLRTFPGLKDRDLDYSENVIRSLQKYCNIPVLSLESATLHPLQSLTDLITISENWNKPHKPKVVLTWAPHIKPIPQCVANSFAQWVNAWDGADFVITHPEGYELDISYTNGATITHNQEEALRDADFVYVKNWSSYQNYGQVKQDGAEWMLTEKHMSWTHNARTMHCLPVRRNVELSDEILDHPNCLTTTQAANRVWAAQAVLSAILNRGNR
- a CDS encoding aspartate aminotransferase family protein, with protein sequence MHLFDVYSIQQINITKAKGSYVWDETGQKYLDMYGGHAVISIGHLHDHWQKALKDQLDKIAFYSNSIIIRLQEELAQKLGEVSGKEDYSLFLCNSGAEANENALKLASFHTGRKKVVTFTGAFHGRTSLAVAATDNPAIVAPVNYTGDIIRLPFNDEQALTECFAKHGPEICAVIIEGIQGVGGIYEAEPSFLQSIRTLCDQHGSVYIADSVQCGYGRSGTFFAHDAAGVNADIYTMAKGMGNGFPVAGIAIAPEFVAKKGMLGTTFGGNHLACAAAIAVLNVIQQENLIENARTLGQYIINKLKSYPEVKSVRGRGLMIGFEMNEPFTKTLKSDLLSKCKIFTGEAKNNTIRLLPSLALTREEADQFFAAFDSLIYNPS
- a CDS encoding N-acetyl-gamma-glutamyl-phosphate reductase; its protein translation is MIKAGIIGGAGYTGGELIRILLNHPDVSISFVQSKSNAGNKISSIHTDLEGETNLVFSNEINENADVIFFCTGHGESTALLPALNIPTSIKIIDLSNDFRLHPKNVSGNRHFVYGLPEINKAEITNADAVANPGCFASAIQLAILPLIASGHSSDFYVTGITGSTGAGQSLSQTSHFSWRTNNIQAYKTLTHQHLGEITQSCQQTCPSESVPEVHFVPWRGDFSRGIFVSAQTKSTLPVIEIKHMYTDFYANAAFVHLSDQAIHLKQVINTNKCLIQIEKTGDQLVIHAVIDNLVKGASGQAVQNMNLMFGLDEKAGLHLKASAF
- a CDS encoding argininosuccinate synthase, with protein sequence MEKNINQKSVVLGFSGGLDTSYCVKYLTDELGYEIHSVTVNTGGFDAYELDKIEAHALNLGVKTHKNIDATRSYYDDIIKYLIFGNVLKNNTYPLSVSAERLSQAMHIAKHANDLGLKTVVHGSTGAGNDQVRFDMILQMMIPDVEIITPIRDMKLSRQTEIDYLKSKGVAMNFEKAAYSINKGLWGTSIGGKETLTSHGMIPEEAWPSQLTATEEKSITISFEKGEITAIDDTTFVHPADAISHLQKIASSYAIGRDIHIGDTIIGIKGRVGFEAAAPMVIIKAHHALEKHVLTKWQLSWKEQLSQFYGNWLHEGQILDPVMRDIEAFLKNSQQFVSGKVFVRLMPYRFMVEGIESDHDLMSSKFGSYGEMNNTWTGEDVRGFTKIFGNQTSIFHKVNDIQYK